A window of the Hypanus sabinus isolate sHypSab1 chromosome 25, sHypSab1.hap1, whole genome shotgun sequence genome harbors these coding sequences:
- the LOC132381093 gene encoding gastrula zinc finger protein XlCGF17.1-like isoform X1, whose protein sequence is MMVVSPRSAAGDGDRETATDRGSPTAAPMAHSLVSGMSSTAALNMELKEEAGDAVGEPQSPETPRSWYHYYCPKCGKGFRSPSGLERHLRVHTGERPFECPVCDKSFYSCSNLTRHQRIHSEERPFSCSACEKRFYTSGELARHARGHTHERLHPCPVCGQGFCTSGEMARHRASHTGGRPFECGVCHKRFWTASYLAKHGRLHSGERPFSCSVCHKAFRAAGYLAKHERIHTGEKPFACAGCGKRFCASNKLAEHRQIHRADKAFECAACGKRFRAPRNLAQHRRVHGERRPFVCPVCGKALAYSATLRVHQRIHSGERPFKCASCGKGFTQAFSLKLHQYHHSGERPHRCPVCGKGFVLASYLAKHRCAGLQEREAKE, encoded by the exons ATGATGGTTGTGTCTCCCCGCTCCGCTGCCGGAGACGGTGACCGGGAAACGGCTACTGATCGCGGATCACCCACAGCCGCCCCTATGGCC CACAGCCTGGTGTCGGGAATGAGCTCCACGGCGGCCCTGAACATGGAGCTGAAGGAAGAGGCCGGCGATGCAGTGGGTGAGCCACAGTCTCCTGAGACGCCGAGGTCTTGGTACCACTACTACTGCCCCAAGTGTGGTAAAGGCTTCAGGTCCCCCTCAGGCCTGGAGAGGCACTTGCGGGTGCACACCGGGGAGAGACCGTTCGAGTGCCCTGTGTGTGACAAGAGTTTCTACAGCTGTAGCAACCTGACCCGGCACCAGCGCATTCACAGCGAGGAGAGGCCGTTCAGCTGTTCGGCCTGCGAGAAACGCTTCTACACCTCAGGTGAACTGGCTCGGCACGCCCGGGGCCACACGCACGAGCGGCTCCACCCGTGCCCTGTTTGCGGGCAGGGTTTCTGCACGTCCGGCGAAATGGCCCGGCACCGGGCCTCACACACCGGTGGCCGGCCCTTCGAGTGCGGGGTCTGCCACAAGCGCTTCTGGACAGCCAGCTACCTGGCCAAGCACGGGCGTCTTCACAGCGGCGAGCGGCCCTTCTcctgctctgtctgccacaaggccttcCGGGCGGCCGGCTACCTGGCCAAGCACGAGCGCATCCACACCGGCGAGAAGCCCTTCGCCTGCGCCGGCTGCGGCAAGCGCTTCTGCGCCTCCAACAAGCTGGCCGAGCACCGGCAGATCCACCGGGCCGACAAGGCCTTCGAGTGCGCGGCCTGCGGCAAGCGGTTCCGTGCCCCGCGCAACCTGGCGCAGCACCGGCGCGTGCATGGCGAGCGGCGGCCCTTCGTCTGCCCCGTGTGCGGAAAGGCGTTGGCCTACTCGGCCACCCTGCGCGTCCACCAGCGCATCCACTCGGGAGAGCGCCCCTTCAAATGCGCCAGCTGCGGAAAGGGCTTCACGCAGGCCTTCAGCCTGAAGCTGCACCAGTACCACCACAGCGGGGAGCGGCCCCACCGGTGTCCGGTCTGCGGCAAGGGCTTTGTGCTGGCCAGCTACCTGGCAAAGCACCGGTGTGCCGGTCTGCAGGAACGGGAGGCAAAAGAGTGA
- the LOC132381093 gene encoding zinc finger protein 30-like isoform X2: MSSTAALNMELKEEAGDAVGEPQSPETPRSWYHYYCPKCGKGFRSPSGLERHLRVHTGERPFECPVCDKSFYSCSNLTRHQRIHSEERPFSCSACEKRFYTSGELARHARGHTHERLHPCPVCGQGFCTSGEMARHRASHTGGRPFECGVCHKRFWTASYLAKHGRLHSGERPFSCSVCHKAFRAAGYLAKHERIHTGEKPFACAGCGKRFCASNKLAEHRQIHRADKAFECAACGKRFRAPRNLAQHRRVHGERRPFVCPVCGKALAYSATLRVHQRIHSGERPFKCASCGKGFTQAFSLKLHQYHHSGERPHRCPVCGKGFVLASYLAKHRCAGLQEREAKE, from the coding sequence ATGAGCTCCACGGCGGCCCTGAACATGGAGCTGAAGGAAGAGGCCGGCGATGCAGTGGGTGAGCCACAGTCTCCTGAGACGCCGAGGTCTTGGTACCACTACTACTGCCCCAAGTGTGGTAAAGGCTTCAGGTCCCCCTCAGGCCTGGAGAGGCACTTGCGGGTGCACACCGGGGAGAGACCGTTCGAGTGCCCTGTGTGTGACAAGAGTTTCTACAGCTGTAGCAACCTGACCCGGCACCAGCGCATTCACAGCGAGGAGAGGCCGTTCAGCTGTTCGGCCTGCGAGAAACGCTTCTACACCTCAGGTGAACTGGCTCGGCACGCCCGGGGCCACACGCACGAGCGGCTCCACCCGTGCCCTGTTTGCGGGCAGGGTTTCTGCACGTCCGGCGAAATGGCCCGGCACCGGGCCTCACACACCGGTGGCCGGCCCTTCGAGTGCGGGGTCTGCCACAAGCGCTTCTGGACAGCCAGCTACCTGGCCAAGCACGGGCGTCTTCACAGCGGCGAGCGGCCCTTCTcctgctctgtctgccacaaggccttcCGGGCGGCCGGCTACCTGGCCAAGCACGAGCGCATCCACACCGGCGAGAAGCCCTTCGCCTGCGCCGGCTGCGGCAAGCGCTTCTGCGCCTCCAACAAGCTGGCCGAGCACCGGCAGATCCACCGGGCCGACAAGGCCTTCGAGTGCGCGGCCTGCGGCAAGCGGTTCCGTGCCCCGCGCAACCTGGCGCAGCACCGGCGCGTGCATGGCGAGCGGCGGCCCTTCGTCTGCCCCGTGTGCGGAAAGGCGTTGGCCTACTCGGCCACCCTGCGCGTCCACCAGCGCATCCACTCGGGAGAGCGCCCCTTCAAATGCGCCAGCTGCGGAAAGGGCTTCACGCAGGCCTTCAGCCTGAAGCTGCACCAGTACCACCACAGCGGGGAGCGGCCCCACCGGTGTCCGGTCTGCGGCAAGGGCTTTGTGCTGGCCAGCTACCTGGCAAAGCACCGGTGTGCCGGTCTGCAGGAACGGGAGGCAAAAGAGTGA